The following are from one region of the Nicotiana tabacum cultivar K326 chromosome 3, ASM71507v2, whole genome shotgun sequence genome:
- the LOC107789642 gene encoding ALA-interacting subunit 5-like → MGEGTSSSSKKSRKPDYSRFTQQELPACKPILTPQWVVTAFIFLGIVFIPIGLASLSASEKVVEIVDRYDEDCIPTNYSKPALAYHDRVTHIQNNKSNKTCIRNLIVPKKMKHPIYVYYQLDNFYQNHRRYVKSRNDEQLRDPNYKDDLKKTCAPEDMNGNEPVIPCGLIAWSLFNDTYGFSIKGIPLPINRKNISWPSDRKHKFGSNVYPKNFQKGGLIGGGKLNESIPLSEQEDLQIWMRTAALPLFRKLYGKVEYDLEANEKITVVIQNHYNTYTFGGKKSLVLSTTTWIGGRNNFLGIAYLAVGGICLFVAITFILMYVIKPRPFGDPAYLSWNLNPTGN, encoded by the exons ATGGGCGAAGGAACCTCATCTTCTTCAAAGAAATCCAGGAAACCTGACT ATTCAAGGTTTACTCAGCAAGAGCTTCCTGCTTGCAAGCCAATTTTAACTCCACAATGG GTTGTCACGGCATTTATCTTCCTTGGCATCGTCTTCATTCCTATAGGACTTGCCTCATTGTCTGCATCAGAAAAA GTGGTGGAAATTGTAGACCGTTATGATGAGGATTGCATCCCTACAAATTATTCAAAACCGGCACTTGCATATCATGATAGGGTTACACATATCCAAAATAATAAGTCAAACAAGACTTGCATCAGAAACTTGATA GTCCCTAAGAAAATGAAGCATCCTATCTATGTTTATTACCAGCTTGATAACTTTTATCAGAATCATCGCCG ATATGTAAAAAGCAGAAATGACGAGCAGTTGCGCGACCCAAATTATAAGGATGATTTGAAAAAGACTTGTGCTCCTGAAGACATGAATGGAAATGAGCCTGTGATCCCGTGTGGACTTATTGCTTGGAGTTTGTTCAATGATACATATGGGTTTTCAATTAAGGGCATACCTTTACCAATCAATAGGAAGAACATTTCATGGCCAAGTGATAGAAAGCACAAATTTGGGTCAAATGTTTACCCTAAGAATTTCCAGAAAGGAGGTTTAATTGGGGGTGGAAAACTTAATGAGAGCATACCT TTGAGTGAGCAAGAGGATCTTCAAATTTGGATGCGAACTGCAGCATTGCCATTATTCAGAAAGTTATACGGGAAGGTGGAGTATGATCTTGAAGCTAATGAGAAGATTACTGTAGTAATACAAAACCATTATAACACATATACTTTTGGGGGTAAGAAGTCGCTGGTTCTTTCAACCACAACATGGATTGGTGGAAGGAATAATTTCCTAGGCATTGCATATCTGGCCGTTGGTGGAATTTGCTTATTCGTGGCAATAACTTTCATACTTATGTATGTCATTAAACCAAG GCCTTTCGGTGATCCAGCTTATCTATCATGGAACTTGAATCCTACAGGGAACTGA